A genomic window from Punica granatum isolate Tunisia-2019 chromosome 2, ASM765513v2, whole genome shotgun sequence includes:
- the LOC116196290 gene encoding uncharacterized protein At3g28850-like, producing the protein MGCSASRPETLLSRNQEDPSLSSSFDSTLSPFNSPKPPRAFSLPTPLVHHPPLREGDTHHLVSLTSTTYGSLHLIDPKIPNVNGQDCPDQLQKAVPTGKTQSLADSEDSASPDSVINTWELMDGLDDADIDSCPKSNSSSNFDRPLEVGAKPSSCRFITFDGPVRKLRDSSEPVEKHPSSQTKPLWKHLSEEALLAKMDPNVVYSYRRALSSRQLGWNQNGSSKPLEESQSLPPRTSPRVDHFRSQLVVAGDDRLLLYFTTLRGIRKTYEDCCSVRMILRSFRVPVDERDISMDSSYRKELEAALGGKALTLPQVFIRGKHIGGAEEIKQLNEAGELAKLLEGLPVRDPGFVCETCGEARFIPCPSCDGSRKVFDEDEDQLRRCLDCNENGLIRCPGCCT; encoded by the coding sequence ATGGGCTGCTCTGCTTCGAGGCCAGAAACCCTTCTCAGCAGAAACCAAGAAGACCCATCTCTGTCTTCCTCCTTCGACTCTACCCTCTCCCCATTCAACTCACCAAAACCGCCCAGGGCTTTCTCCCTCCCGACGCCTCTCGTCCACCACCCGCCTCTCCGGGAGGGCGACACCCACCACCTCGTCTCCCTCACCTCCACCACCTATGGCTCCCTCCACCTCATTGACCCTAAGATCCCTAACGTGAACGGCCAGGACTGCCCTGATCAGCTCCAGAAGGCAGTCCCCACCGGCAAGACTCAGTCTTTAGCGGATTCCGAGGACTCGGCATCGCCGGATTCTGTCATCAATACTTGGGAGCTCATGGACGGCCTCGATGATGCCGACATCGACTCTTGTCCTAAGTCCAACAGTTCCTCCAATTTCGACCGCCCCCTTGAGGTCGGGGCCAAGCCTAGCTCCTGCAGGTTCATCACTTTTGATGGGCCTGTGAGGAAACTGCGTGATTCGTCTGAACCAGTGGAGAAGCACCCGTCTTCCCAGACGAAGCCCCTGTGGAAGCATTTATCCGAGGAAGCTCTGCTAGCTAAAATGGACCCTAATGTGGTCTACAGTTATAGGCGGGCATTGTCGTCTAGGCAGTTGGGGTGGAATCAAAACGGAAGCTCTAAGCCCCTGGAGGAATCGCAGTCCCTCCCCCCGAGAACCTCGCCGCGTGTTGATCATTTTCGATCTCAGTTGGTGGTTGCAGGAGATGATCGGTTATTACTGTATTTCACCACCTTGAGAGGGATTAGGAAGACATATGAGGACTGTTGTTCGGTCAGGATGATACTTAGGAGCTTCAGAGTGCCTGTTGATGAGAGGGACATTTCAATGGATTCTTCCTACAGGAAGGAGCTGGAAGCTGCACTCGGTGGGAAGGCATTGACTCTACCTCAGGTTTTCATCAGAGGAAAGCACATCGGAGGGGCCGAGGAGATAAAGCAGCTGAACGAGGCAGGAGAACTCGCAAAGCTCTTAGAGGGACTCCCCGTTCGGGATCCCGGGTTTGTCTGCGAGACCTGTGGGGAAGCGAGGTTTATACCGTGTCCGAGCTGCGATGGGAGTAGGAAGGTGTTCGACGAGGACGAGGATCAGCTAAGGAGGTGCTTGGATTGCAACGAGAATGGGTTGATCCGATGCCCTGGTTGCTGCACCTGA
- the LOC116196289 gene encoding pentatricopeptide repeat-containing protein At2g35030, mitochondrial-like isoform X1: MLALLRLSQNVRRATKTVNPVQFTLRRMYRSASKRILMADRDYSLDSNVARCNSRITELSREGRILEARKVFDDMPERDVVTWTTVISGYIKCGMIAEARELFDRVEVRRNVVTWTALLGGYVKLGEISEAERLFKKMPHKNVISWNTMIDGYAQNGQIDLALELFQKMPEKNVVSWNTVLAALAQCGRIDEARRVFDEMPRRDVISWTAMITGLSRNGMVDEARNLFYGMPERNTVSWNAMITGYAQNGRVDEAFDLFERMPERDLPSWNTMITGFIQNHDMERAQKLFDEMPRRNVVSWTTMISGYVQDGQHEEALKVFAKMLREDGVKPNQSTFVSVLGACSDSAGLCEGQQIHQVISKTTYQDTAFVVSALINMYSKCGELGTARKMFDDGSSSQRDLVSWNGIIAAYAHHGCGKEAIRLFNEMVKLGLKPNDVTYVGLLSACSHAGLVEEGLKYFDELMRDGSIQIREDHYACLVDLCGRAGRLQEAFDLIKRLQTKASGAVWGALLAGCNLHGNSEIGKLAAERLLEVEPENPGTYLLLSNIYALTGKWREAAVVRSRMKDDGLKKQPGCSWIEIGNQFHVFIVGDKSHCQNETGCMWVRMRGKSINFPLSRGCNRCIGGPLTCPLHLSI, encoded by the exons ATGTTAGCTCTGTTGAGATTGTCCCAGAATGTGAGGAGGGCGACCAAGACGGTTAACCCGGTACAGTTCACTCTCAGACGTATGTACCGATCTGCAAGCAAGAGGATTCTGATGGCTGATAGGGACTATAGTCTTGATTCGAACGTTGCTCGCTGCAACTCGCGGATAACAGAGTTGAGCAGAGAAGGGAGGATTCTGGAAGCACGTAAGGTGTTTGATGACATGCCTGAGAGAGACGTGGTCACCTGGACGACTGTTATATCGGGGTACATCAAGTGTGGGATGATCGCTGAGGCGAGAGAGCTATTTGACAGGGTAGAAGTTAGAAGGAATGTTGTGACTTGGACAGCTTTGCTAGGTGGGTACGTGAAGTTGGGTGAGATTAGTGAGGCGGAGAGGCTGTTCAAGAAGATGCCGCATAAAAATGTGATATCTTGGAACACAATGATCGATGGGTATGCTCAGAATGGGCAAATTGATTTAGCACTGGAGTTGTTTCAGAAAATGCCTGAGAAGAACGTGGTTTCATGGAATACGGTCCTTGCGGCCTTGGCCCAGTGTGGGAGGATTGATGAGGCAAGGAGGGTGTTTGATGAGATGCCCAGAAGGGATGTGATCTCTTGGACTGCAATGATCACAGGTTTGTCGCGAAATGGTATGGTTGATGAGGCTCGGAACCTCTTCTATGGGATGCCCGAGCGGAATACAGTGTCTTGGAATGCTATGATCACTGGGTACGCACAGAATGGGAGGGTGGATGAAGCTTTTGATTTATTTGAAAGGATGCCCGAGAGAGATCTGCCCTCATGGAATACAATGATTACTGGATTCATTCAGAACCATGATATGGAGAGAGCACAGAAACTGTTTGATGAGATGCCGCGGAGAAATGTCGTGTCTTGGACTACCATGATCTCGGGATACGTACAGGATGGGCAGCATGAGGAAGCCCTAAAGGTATTTGCAAAGATGCTAAGGGAAGATGGGGTGAAGCCCAATCAGTCAACCTTTGTTAGTGTTTTGGGCGCTTGCAGTGACTCGGCCGGTCTCTGTGAAGGACAGCAAATTCATCAGGTTATTAGTAAAACAACCTATCAGGACACTGCATTTGTGGTATCAGCCCTCATAAACATGTACTCAAAATGTGGAGAGTTGGGAACCGCGAGAAAGATGTTCGATGATGGGTCGTCGAGCCAAAGGGATTTGGTGTCTTGGAATGGTATAATTGCAGCTTATGCCCACCACGGGTGTGGGAAAGAAGCGATAAGATTGTTCAACGAAATGGTCAAGCTAGGACTTAAGCCTAATGACGTCACATATGTTGGGTTACTCTCTGCTTGTAGTCATGCGGGTTTAGTGGAGGAGGGGTTGAAGTACTTTGATGAGCTGATGAGGGATGGGTCGATACAAATCAGGGAAGACCACTATGCGTGTTTGGTTGATCTCTGTGGACGGGCAGGCCGGCTCCAGGAAGCTTTTGATTTGATCAAACGGCTGCAGACTAAGGCATCAGGGGCTGTTTGGGGTGCCCTCCTTGCAGGCTGCAACCTTCATGGGAATTCAGAAATCGGGAAATTGGCTGCAGAGAGGCTCTTAGAGGTGGAGCCCGAGAACCCTGGGACCTACCTGCTGCTATCAAATATTTACGCTTTAACTGGGAAGTGGAGGGAGGCCGCGGTAGTGAGGTCGAGAATGAAGGATGATGGGCTGAAGAAGCAGCCGGGGTGCAGCTGGATTGAAATCGGGAATCAGTTTCACGTGTTCATAGTTGGGGACAAGTCCCATTGTCAAAATGAG ACAGGTTGCATGTGGGTGAGGATGAGGGGAAAGAGCATCAACTTTCCCCTTTCAAGAGGGTGCAATCGTTGCATTGGTGGTCCTCTCACTTGTCCTCTTCACCTGTCCATTTGA
- the LOC116196289 gene encoding pentatricopeptide repeat-containing protein At2g35030, mitochondrial-like isoform X2, with protein sequence MLALLRLSQNVRRATKTVNPVQFTLRRMYRSASKRILMADRDYSLDSNVARCNSRITELSREGRILEARKVFDDMPERDVVTWTTVISGYIKCGMIAEARELFDRVEVRRNVVTWTALLGGYVKLGEISEAERLFKKMPHKNVISWNTMIDGYAQNGQIDLALELFQKMPEKNVVSWNTVLAALAQCGRIDEARRVFDEMPRRDVISWTAMITGLSRNGMVDEARNLFYGMPERNTVSWNAMITGYAQNGRVDEAFDLFERMPERDLPSWNTMITGFIQNHDMERAQKLFDEMPRRNVVSWTTMISGYVQDGQHEEALKVFAKMLREDGVKPNQSTFVSVLGACSDSAGLCEGQQIHQVISKTTYQDTAFVVSALINMYSKCGELGTARKMFDDGSSSQRDLVSWNGIIAAYAHHGCGKEAIRLFNEMVKLGLKPNDVTYVGLLSACSHAGLVEEGLKYFDELMRDGSIQIREDHYACLVDLCGRAGRLQEAFDLIKRLQTKASGAVWGALLAGCNLHGNSEIGKLAAERLLEVEPENPGTYLLLSNIYALTGKWREAAVVRSRMKDDGLKKQPGCSWIEIGNQFHVFIVGDKSHCQNEVIYSLLHDLHAKMKRRKINAPDQNIMDGDFLLS encoded by the coding sequence ATGTTAGCTCTGTTGAGATTGTCCCAGAATGTGAGGAGGGCGACCAAGACGGTTAACCCGGTACAGTTCACTCTCAGACGTATGTACCGATCTGCAAGCAAGAGGATTCTGATGGCTGATAGGGACTATAGTCTTGATTCGAACGTTGCTCGCTGCAACTCGCGGATAACAGAGTTGAGCAGAGAAGGGAGGATTCTGGAAGCACGTAAGGTGTTTGATGACATGCCTGAGAGAGACGTGGTCACCTGGACGACTGTTATATCGGGGTACATCAAGTGTGGGATGATCGCTGAGGCGAGAGAGCTATTTGACAGGGTAGAAGTTAGAAGGAATGTTGTGACTTGGACAGCTTTGCTAGGTGGGTACGTGAAGTTGGGTGAGATTAGTGAGGCGGAGAGGCTGTTCAAGAAGATGCCGCATAAAAATGTGATATCTTGGAACACAATGATCGATGGGTATGCTCAGAATGGGCAAATTGATTTAGCACTGGAGTTGTTTCAGAAAATGCCTGAGAAGAACGTGGTTTCATGGAATACGGTCCTTGCGGCCTTGGCCCAGTGTGGGAGGATTGATGAGGCAAGGAGGGTGTTTGATGAGATGCCCAGAAGGGATGTGATCTCTTGGACTGCAATGATCACAGGTTTGTCGCGAAATGGTATGGTTGATGAGGCTCGGAACCTCTTCTATGGGATGCCCGAGCGGAATACAGTGTCTTGGAATGCTATGATCACTGGGTACGCACAGAATGGGAGGGTGGATGAAGCTTTTGATTTATTTGAAAGGATGCCCGAGAGAGATCTGCCCTCATGGAATACAATGATTACTGGATTCATTCAGAACCATGATATGGAGAGAGCACAGAAACTGTTTGATGAGATGCCGCGGAGAAATGTCGTGTCTTGGACTACCATGATCTCGGGATACGTACAGGATGGGCAGCATGAGGAAGCCCTAAAGGTATTTGCAAAGATGCTAAGGGAAGATGGGGTGAAGCCCAATCAGTCAACCTTTGTTAGTGTTTTGGGCGCTTGCAGTGACTCGGCCGGTCTCTGTGAAGGACAGCAAATTCATCAGGTTATTAGTAAAACAACCTATCAGGACACTGCATTTGTGGTATCAGCCCTCATAAACATGTACTCAAAATGTGGAGAGTTGGGAACCGCGAGAAAGATGTTCGATGATGGGTCGTCGAGCCAAAGGGATTTGGTGTCTTGGAATGGTATAATTGCAGCTTATGCCCACCACGGGTGTGGGAAAGAAGCGATAAGATTGTTCAACGAAATGGTCAAGCTAGGACTTAAGCCTAATGACGTCACATATGTTGGGTTACTCTCTGCTTGTAGTCATGCGGGTTTAGTGGAGGAGGGGTTGAAGTACTTTGATGAGCTGATGAGGGATGGGTCGATACAAATCAGGGAAGACCACTATGCGTGTTTGGTTGATCTCTGTGGACGGGCAGGCCGGCTCCAGGAAGCTTTTGATTTGATCAAACGGCTGCAGACTAAGGCATCAGGGGCTGTTTGGGGTGCCCTCCTTGCAGGCTGCAACCTTCATGGGAATTCAGAAATCGGGAAATTGGCTGCAGAGAGGCTCTTAGAGGTGGAGCCCGAGAACCCTGGGACCTACCTGCTGCTATCAAATATTTACGCTTTAACTGGGAAGTGGAGGGAGGCCGCGGTAGTGAGGTCGAGAATGAAGGATGATGGGCTGAAGAAGCAGCCGGGGTGCAGCTGGATTGAAATCGGGAATCAGTTTCACGTGTTCATAGTTGGGGACAAGTCCCATTGTCAAAATGAGGTAATTTATTCTTTACTGCACGATCTTCACGCCAAAATGAAGAGGCGAAAAATCAATGCACCAGATCAGAATATCATGGATGGAGATTTTCTTCTGTCATAA